Proteins from a genomic interval of Equus quagga isolate Etosha38 chromosome 13, UCLA_HA_Equagga_1.0, whole genome shotgun sequence:
- the NOD2 gene encoding nucleotide-binding oligomerization domain-containing protein 2 isoform X6 codes for MSKLRTTVSAQSRFLNTYDGAENLCLEEIYTENVLEIRTELGMAGPPQQSPATLGLEELFSTRGHLNKDADTVLVVGEAGSGKSTLLQQLHLLWAAGRDFQEFLFVFPFSCRQLQCLAKPLSVRALLFEHCCWPDLGQQDVFQFLLDHPDRVLLTFDGFDEFRFRFTDGERHCSPTDPTSVQNLLFNLLQGNLLKNARKVLTSRPDAVSALLRKYVHTEFTLKGFSEEGIELYLRKCHREPGLADRLISLLRATSALHGLCHLPVFSWMVSKCHQELLLQGGGSPKTTTDMYLLILQHFLLHASPPDSAPGGLEPGLLRGRIPTLLHLGQLALWGLGTCCYVFSAKQLQAAHVDSEDISLGFLVRAKRAVPGSAPPMEFLHITFQCFFAAFYLVLSADVPPSSLRYLFSCGRPGSSLLARLLPAMCVQGSRCKEDSVEALLQEAEPHNLQITAAFLAGLLSREHRGLLAKCQGSETALRQRQACARWCLARSLHKHFHSIPPAVPGEAKSMHAMPGFIWLIRSLYEMQEERLAQEAVRGLDVGHLKLTFCSVGPAECAAMAFVLRHLQRPVALQLDHNSVGDVGVEQLLPCLSICTALYLRDNNISDRGICLLIERALHCEQLQKLALFNNKLTDGCAHSMARLLMCKQNFLALRLGNNHITAAGAVVLAQGLRANTSLQFLGFWGNKVGDKGAQALAEALGNHPSLKWLSLVGNSIGSAGAQALAVMLEKNVALEELCLEENHLQDEGVCSLAEGLQRNSSLKVLKLSNNCITYRGAEALLQTLERNDTILEVWLRGNTFSPEEIEKLSHRDARLLL; via the exons ATGTCCAAGCTGAGGACCACGGTATCTGCTCAGTCTCGCTTTCTGAACACCTATGATGGGGCAGAAAATCTTTGCCTGGAGGAAATATACACAGAGAATGTTCTGGAGATCCGGACGGAGCTGGGCATGGCTGGACCCCCGCAGCAGAGCCCTGCCACCCTGGGCCTAGAGGAGCTCTTCAGCACCCGTGGCCACCTCAACAAAGATGCGGACACCGTGCTGGTGGTGGGCGAGGCGGGCAGCGGCAAGAGCACGCTCCTGCAGCAGCTGCACCTGCTGTGGGCTGCAGGGCGGGACTTCCAGGagtttctctttgtcttcccGTTCAGCTGCCGgcagctccagtgcctggcaaaACCACTGTCCGTGCGGGCACTGCTCTTTGAACACTGCTGTTGGCCTGACCTTGGCCAGCAGGACGTCTTCCAGTTTCTCCTTGACCACCCTGACCGCGTCCTCTTAACCTTCGATGGCTTTGACGAGTTCAGGTTCAGGTTCACGGATGGCGAGCGTCACTGCTCTCCGACCGACCCCACGTCTGTCCAGAATCTGCTCTTCAACCTTCTGCAGGGCAACCTGCTAAAGAACGCCCGCAAGGTGCTAACCAGCCGTCCGGATGCGGTGTCGGCATTACTCAGGAAGTACGTGCACACGGAATTCACCCTCAAGGGCTTCTCGGAAGAGGGCATCGAACTGTACCTGAGGAAGTGCCATCGCGAGCCTGGGTTGGCTGACCGCCTCATCTCCCTGCTCAGAGCGACCTCAGCCCTACACGGTTTGTGCCACCTTCCTGTCTTCTCATGGATGGTATCCAAATGCCACCAGGAGCTGTTGCTGCAGGGTGGGGGGTCCCCAAAGACCACCACGGATATGTACCTGCTGATCCTGCAGCATTTTCTGCTGCATGCCTCCCCACCAGACTCAGCCCCCGGTGGTCTGGAACCTGGCCTGCTTCGAGGCAGGATCCCCACCCTCCTGCACCTCGGCCAGCTGGCTCTCTGGGGCCTGGGCACGTGCTGCTATGTGTTCTCAGCCAAGCAGCTCCAGGCAGCACACGTCGACAGTGAGGACATTTCTCTTGGCTTCCTGGTGCGTGCCAAAAGGGCTGTGCCTGGGAGTGCGCCCCCCATGGAGTTCCTGCACATCACTTTCCAGTGCTTTTTTGCTGCATTCTACCTCGTCCTCAGTGCTGATGTGCCGCCATCCTCCCTCAGATACCTCTTCAGTTGTGGCAGGCCAGGCAGCTCGCTGCTGGCCCGGCTGCTGCCCGCCATGTGCGTGCAGGGCTCGAGGTGCAAGGAGGACAGCGTGGAagctctgctgcaggaggccgAGCCTCACAACCTCCAGATCACAGCCGCCTTCCTGGCGGGACTGTTGTCCCGGGAGCACCGGGGCCTGCTGGCCAAGTGCCAGGGGTCTGAGACTGCCCTGCGCCAGCGCCAGGCCTGTGCCCGGTGGTGCCTGGCCCGCAGCCTCCACAAGCATTTCCACTCCATCCCACCAGCTGTGCCAGGTGAGGCCAAGAGCATGCATGCCATGCCCGGCTTCATCTGGCTCATCCGGAGCCTGTACGAGATGCAGGAGGAGCGGCTGGCACAGGAGGCTGTGCGTGGGCTGGATGTCGGGCACCTCAAGCTGACATTTTGCAGCGTGGGCCCAGCCGAGTGTGCTGCCATGGCCTTTGTGCTGCGGCACCTCCAGCGGCCTGTGGCCTTGCAGCTGGACCACAACTCTGTGGGCGACGTTGGCGTGGAGCAGCTGTTGCCTTGCCTCAGCATCTGCACTGCTCTTTA ctTGCGAGATAATAACATCTCAGACCGAGGCATCTGCCTGCTCATCGAACGTGCCCTTCACTGTGAGCAGCTGCAGAAGTTAGC TCTGTTCAACAACAAGCTGACGGATGGCTGTGCACACTCCATGGCCAGGCTCCTTATGTGCAAGCAGAACTTCCTGGCCCTGAG GCTGGGGAATAACCACATCACTGCCGCGGGAGCCGTGGTGCTGGCCCAGGGGCTCAGAGCCAACACCTCCCTGCAGTTCCTGGG GTTCTGGGGCAACAAGGTGGGTGATAAGGGAGCCCAAGCCTTGGCTGAAGCCTTGGGTAATCACCCCAGCTTGAAGTGGCTCAG CCTGGTGGGGAACAGCATCGGCAGTGCGGGTGCCCAAGCCTTAGCAGTGATGTTGGAAAAGAACGTGGCGCTGGAAGAACTCTG TCTGGAGGAGAACCATCTCCAGGATGAAGGTGTGTGTTCCCTCGCTGAAGGACTTCAGAGAAATTCAAGTTTGAAGGTCCTGAA
- the NOD2 gene encoding nucleotide-binding oligomerization domain-containing protein 2 isoform X5, whose translation MELPSAEMRKAARRLLDLATVKANGLAAFLLQHVQELPVLLALPFQDAACKKFMSKLRTTVSAQSRFLNTYDGAENLCLEEIYTENVLEIRTELGMAGPPQQSPATLGLEELFSTRGHLNKDADTVLVVGEAGSGKSTLLQQLHLLWAAGRDFQEFLFVFPFSCRQLQCLAKPLSVRALLFEHCCWPDLGQQDVFQFLLDHPDRVLLTFDGFDEFRFRFTDGERHCSPTDPTSVQNLLFNLLQGNLLKNARKVLTSRPDAVSALLRKYVHTEFTLKGFSEEGIELYLRKCHREPGLADRLISLLRATSALHGLCHLPVFSWMVSKCHQELLLQGGGSPKTTTDMYLLILQHFLLHASPPDSAPGGLEPGLLRGRIPTLLHLGQLALWGLGTCCYVFSAKQLQAAHVDSEDISLGFLVRAKRAVPGSAPPMEFLHITFQCFFAAFYLVLSADVPPSSLRYLFSCGRPGSSLLARLLPAMCVQGSRCKEDSVEALLQEAEPHNLQITAAFLAGLLSREHRGLLAKCQGSETALRQRQACARWCLARSLHKHFHSIPPAVPGEAKSMHAMPGFIWLIRSLYEMQEERLAQEAVRGLDVGHLKLTFCSVGPAECAAMAFVLRHLQRPVALQLDHNSVGDVGVEQLLPCLSICTALYLRDNNISDRGICLLIERALHCEQLQKLALFNNKLTDGCAHSMARLLMCKQNFLALRLGNNHITAAGAVVLAQGLRANTSLQFLGFWGNKVGDKGAQALAEALGNHPSLKWLSLVGNSIGSAGAQALAVMLEKNVALEELCLEENHLQDEGVCSLAEGLQRNSSLKVLKLSNNCITYRGAEALLQTLERNDTILEVWLRGNTFSPEEIEKLSHRDARLLL comes from the exons atggagttgccatcagCTGAGATGAGGAAGGCT GCAAGAAGGCTCCTCGATCTTGCCACAGTGAAGGCGAACGGACTGGCTGCCTTCCTTCTACAACATGTTCAGGAATTACCAGTCCTGTTAGCCCTGCCTTTCCAAG ATGCCGCATGTAAGAAATTCATGTCCAAGCTGAGGACCACGGTATCTGCTCAGTCTCGCTTTCTGAACACCTATGATGGGGCAGAAAATCTTTGCCTGGAGGAAATATACACAGAGAATGTTCTGGAGATCCGGACGGAGCTGGGCATGGCTGGACCCCCGCAGCAGAGCCCTGCCACCCTGGGCCTAGAGGAGCTCTTCAGCACCCGTGGCCACCTCAACAAAGATGCGGACACCGTGCTGGTGGTGGGCGAGGCGGGCAGCGGCAAGAGCACGCTCCTGCAGCAGCTGCACCTGCTGTGGGCTGCAGGGCGGGACTTCCAGGagtttctctttgtcttcccGTTCAGCTGCCGgcagctccagtgcctggcaaaACCACTGTCCGTGCGGGCACTGCTCTTTGAACACTGCTGTTGGCCTGACCTTGGCCAGCAGGACGTCTTCCAGTTTCTCCTTGACCACCCTGACCGCGTCCTCTTAACCTTCGATGGCTTTGACGAGTTCAGGTTCAGGTTCACGGATGGCGAGCGTCACTGCTCTCCGACCGACCCCACGTCTGTCCAGAATCTGCTCTTCAACCTTCTGCAGGGCAACCTGCTAAAGAACGCCCGCAAGGTGCTAACCAGCCGTCCGGATGCGGTGTCGGCATTACTCAGGAAGTACGTGCACACGGAATTCACCCTCAAGGGCTTCTCGGAAGAGGGCATCGAACTGTACCTGAGGAAGTGCCATCGCGAGCCTGGGTTGGCTGACCGCCTCATCTCCCTGCTCAGAGCGACCTCAGCCCTACACGGTTTGTGCCACCTTCCTGTCTTCTCATGGATGGTATCCAAATGCCACCAGGAGCTGTTGCTGCAGGGTGGGGGGTCCCCAAAGACCACCACGGATATGTACCTGCTGATCCTGCAGCATTTTCTGCTGCATGCCTCCCCACCAGACTCAGCCCCCGGTGGTCTGGAACCTGGCCTGCTTCGAGGCAGGATCCCCACCCTCCTGCACCTCGGCCAGCTGGCTCTCTGGGGCCTGGGCACGTGCTGCTATGTGTTCTCAGCCAAGCAGCTCCAGGCAGCACACGTCGACAGTGAGGACATTTCTCTTGGCTTCCTGGTGCGTGCCAAAAGGGCTGTGCCTGGGAGTGCGCCCCCCATGGAGTTCCTGCACATCACTTTCCAGTGCTTTTTTGCTGCATTCTACCTCGTCCTCAGTGCTGATGTGCCGCCATCCTCCCTCAGATACCTCTTCAGTTGTGGCAGGCCAGGCAGCTCGCTGCTGGCCCGGCTGCTGCCCGCCATGTGCGTGCAGGGCTCGAGGTGCAAGGAGGACAGCGTGGAagctctgctgcaggaggccgAGCCTCACAACCTCCAGATCACAGCCGCCTTCCTGGCGGGACTGTTGTCCCGGGAGCACCGGGGCCTGCTGGCCAAGTGCCAGGGGTCTGAGACTGCCCTGCGCCAGCGCCAGGCCTGTGCCCGGTGGTGCCTGGCCCGCAGCCTCCACAAGCATTTCCACTCCATCCCACCAGCTGTGCCAGGTGAGGCCAAGAGCATGCATGCCATGCCCGGCTTCATCTGGCTCATCCGGAGCCTGTACGAGATGCAGGAGGAGCGGCTGGCACAGGAGGCTGTGCGTGGGCTGGATGTCGGGCACCTCAAGCTGACATTTTGCAGCGTGGGCCCAGCCGAGTGTGCTGCCATGGCCTTTGTGCTGCGGCACCTCCAGCGGCCTGTGGCCTTGCAGCTGGACCACAACTCTGTGGGCGACGTTGGCGTGGAGCAGCTGTTGCCTTGCCTCAGCATCTGCACTGCTCTTTA ctTGCGAGATAATAACATCTCAGACCGAGGCATCTGCCTGCTCATCGAACGTGCCCTTCACTGTGAGCAGCTGCAGAAGTTAGC TCTGTTCAACAACAAGCTGACGGATGGCTGTGCACACTCCATGGCCAGGCTCCTTATGTGCAAGCAGAACTTCCTGGCCCTGAG GCTGGGGAATAACCACATCACTGCCGCGGGAGCCGTGGTGCTGGCCCAGGGGCTCAGAGCCAACACCTCCCTGCAGTTCCTGGG GTTCTGGGGCAACAAGGTGGGTGATAAGGGAGCCCAAGCCTTGGCTGAAGCCTTGGGTAATCACCCCAGCTTGAAGTGGCTCAG CCTGGTGGGGAACAGCATCGGCAGTGCGGGTGCCCAAGCCTTAGCAGTGATGTTGGAAAAGAACGTGGCGCTGGAAGAACTCTG TCTGGAGGAGAACCATCTCCAGGATGAAGGTGTGTGTTCCCTCGCTGAAGGACTTCAGAGAAATTCAAGTTTGAAGGTCCTGAA